One Anoplopoma fimbria isolate UVic2021 breed Golden Eagle Sablefish chromosome 2, Afim_UVic_2022, whole genome shotgun sequence DNA window includes the following coding sequences:
- the kctd3 gene encoding BTB/POZ domain-containing protein KCTD3, giving the protein MATSGNNLPSGMGEIIQLNVGGTRFSTSRQTLMWIPDSFFSSLLSGRISTLRDETGAIFIDRDPTAFAPILNFLRTKELDLRGVNISVLRHEAEFYGITPLVRRLLLCEELDRSSCGSVLFHGYLPPPAIPARKSSPSLAASGPSSDERPGPIGAEGFTRVGPPPHPSLTGSPGTDNNHKLGPVVDPRKVLIIAGHHNWIVAAYAHFVICYRIKESSGWQQVFTSPYLDWTIERIALNAKVVGGPHGDKDKMVAASSESSIILWSIQDGGSGNEIGIFSLGVPVDDLFFIGSQLVATSHTGKVGVWNAVTQHWQVQDVVPITSCDTAGSFLLLGCNNGSIYYIDMQKFPLRMKDNDLLVTELYHDPSNDAITALSVYLTPKTSVSGNWIEIAYGTSSGAVRVIVQHPETVGSGPQLFQTFTVHRSPVTKIMLSEKHLVSVCADNNHVRTWTVTRFRGMISTQPGSTPLASFKILSLEETESHGSYCSGNDIGPFGERDDQQVFIQKVIPITNKLFVRLSSTGKRICEVQSVDVTTISCFMVRECEGSSRMGSRPRRYLFTGHGNGSIQMWDLTTAMDNANKGEERKRDDAGGPTEEELLQLLDQCDLSTSRCATPNISPAPSVLHHTRLRESCSSLQLQAQEPISESQPTYGAVRPYRESPLLARARRTESFHSYRDFQNFSLSRGILDSTGQQSTQGPGHTLDIRRSLCDFGPDDSERRASAMEFWACRTASSSPNTIMGAMTTAGASGVKTEGGQESQRQPPDSPNPGGDVRRKVLPQQEEGEGSGGEGGKVEGGVKKRGVLEGGFLGRKRAPPVPHLTSLPSGSEGGGSDSSSNASPSPTKLSSCTSPRHRKLAPETSNQDSSL; this is encoded by the exons ATGGCTACGAGCGGCAACAACCTCCCGTCCGGGATGGGAGAGATCATCCAGCTAAACGTCGGGGGGACAAG GTTCAGCACCTCCAGGCAGACTCTGATGTGGATCCCAGACTCTTTCTTCTCAAG ctTGCTGAGTGGAAGGATATCCACTCTTCGGGATGAAACTGGAGCT ATATTTATTGACAGAGACCCCACAGCTTTTGCACCAATTTTGAATTTCCTCCGAACCAAAGAATTGGATCTGCG GGGCGTCAACATCAGCGTCCTGCGACATGAAGCCGAGTTTTACGGAATAACACCTCTAG TGCGTcgcctgctgctgtgtgaggaACTGGACCGCTCATCGTGTGGTAGCGTTCTCTTCCATGGTTACCTGCCGCCACCAG CCATCCCTGCCCGTAAATCAAGCCCTTCCTTAGCAGCCTCTGGCCCCTCCTCTGATGAGCGACCGGGTCCAATTGGAGCAGAGGGCTTCACCCGTGTGGGTCCCCCTCCTCACCCTTCTCTCACTGGCTCACCTGGAACAGACAACAACCACAAACTAG gtcctGTGGTTGACCCCAGGAAGGTGCTGATTATAGCGGGACACCACAACTGGATTGTAGCAGCTTACGCACACTTTGTCATCTGCTACAG GATAAAGGAATCTTCTGGATGGCAGCAGGTGTTTACGTCCCCCTACCTTGACTGGACCATTGAACGCATTGCACTTAATGCCAAGGTGGTGGGTGGCCCGCATGGAGACAAGGACAAGATGGTGGCCGCCTCCTCTGAGAGCAGCATCATCCTCTGGAGCATCCAAGATGGAGGCAGTGGAAATGAGATAG GTATATTCAGTCTCGGTGTACCTGTCGATGATCTCTTCTTCATTGGGAGCCAGCTAGTGGCTACAAGCCATACAGGAAAGGTCGGGGTGTGGAATGCCGTCACACAGCACTGGCAG GTTCAAGATGTGGTTCCGATTACCAGTTGTGACACGGCAGGATCCTTCCTGCTACTGGGCTGCAACAATGGGTCCATCTACTACATAG aCATGCAGAAGTTTCCACTGAGGATGAAGGATAATGATCTTCTAGTGACAGAGCTTTATCATGACCCTTCAAATGATGCCATCACTGCGCTGTCTGTCTACCTCACACCTAAAACCA GTGTGAGTGGGAACTGGATAGAGATAGCCTATGGGACTAGCAGCGGTGCAGTGAGAGTGATCGTGCAACACCCGGAAACAGTGGGATCGGGCCCCCAGCTCTTTCAGACATTCACTGTGCACAGGAGCCCGGTGACAAAGATTATGTTGTCTGAGAAACATCTGGTATCAG tgtgtgcggACAACAACCATGTTCGAACGTGGACGGTGACCCGGTTCAGAGGGATGATCTCCACCCAGCCAGGCTCCACCCCTCTGGCTTCCTTCAAAATACTGTCcctggaggagacggagagccATGGGAGCTATTGCTCTGGGAATGATATTG GTCCATTTGGAGAGAGAGACGATCAGCAGGTTTTCATACAGAAGGTGATCCCCATCACCAACAAACTGTTTGTAAGGCTCTCATCTACTGGAAAGAG gaTCTGTGAAGTGCAGTCAGTGGATGTGACCACCATCTCTTGCTTTATGGTGCGGGAGTGTGAGGGTTCGAGCCGGATGGGGTCGCGACCTCGGCGCTATCTGTTCACTGGTCATGGCAACGGCAGCATCCAAATGTGGGACCTGACCACCGCCATGGACAATGCTaataaaggagaggagaggaaaagagatg ATGCAGGTGGGCCTACAGAGGAGGAGCTACTGCAGCTGTTGGACCAGTGCGATCTGAGCACCTCTCGCTGTGCTACACCAAATattagccccgccccctcagtGCTGCACCACACACGCCTCAGAGAGTCCTGCTCGAG TCTTCAGCTCCAGGCTCAGGAGCCCATTTCTGAGAGCCAGCCTACTTACGGAGCTGTGCGACCCTACAGAGAGAGCCCCCTGCTGGCCCGTGCTCGGCGAACCGAGTCCTTCCACAGTTACAG AGACTTCCAGAACTTCAGCCTGAGTCGAGGTATCCTGGACAGCACAGGTCAGCAGAGCACACAGGGCCCCGGCCACACGCTTGATATCCGTCGGTCGCTTTGTGACTTCGGGCCTGATGACAGCGAGAGGAGAGCCTCGGCTATGGAGTTCTGGGCTTGCCGAACAGCCAGTTCCAGCCCCAACACAATAATGGGAGCCATGACGACCGCCGGTGCGTCCGGGGTGAAGACAGAAGGCGGTCAAGAGTCTCAGCGACAACCTCCTGACAGCCCGAATCCCGGAGGCGATGTCAGGCGGAAGGTGCTCCCACaacaagaggagggagagggatcagggggggagggagggaaggtggaGGGAGGTGTGAAGAAGAGGGGAGTACTAGAAGGAGGCTTTCTGGGGAGAAAGAGGGCTCCCCCAGTCCCCCacctcacctccctcccctctGGATCTGAAGGGGGTGGCAGCGACTCATCTTCCAACGCCTCACCCTCCCCAACCAAACTGTCTTCATGCACCTCACCACGACACAGGAAGCTGGCCCCCGAGACGTCCAATCAGGACAGCAGCCTGTGA